Below is a genomic region from Homo sapiens chromosome X, GRCh38.p14 Primary Assembly.
TTTCTAACCCCAAAATAATCTCACCTCATGGAATCATAGGATGATCAAACATAAAAGCAAGACGGGTACTTAGAAACCACTTTGTTCTATCTTGTGTTTGTAAGGGTTTGGGATAAGGGAAGTACCTTGTTTCAGATAGTTAAACACCATCCTCTGTGCTGCCATGGTACCTGGTGCTTACCATTTTCAGAGCACTTGCCATATTGCATTGTCATTGCCAGTGAATACATCTGCTCCTCCTTTGAACTTGACATTCATGAAAAGCAGAAACTGTTCCTTGCTTCCTTACATTCCTGGTGCTTAGCAAAGTCTGCCTATAGTAGGTGGTCAATAAATGTTGAAGAAATCAAAGTATCAAGTCAAATGGTTAGAAAATTATGCTCCCATTAGGCAAAGGATATAGTAtcttggtttcattttcttcGAAGGGTATAGCAGTTTCCTTCCAATGAAATAGGAtgatttctgttgttgttttcctgatttttatgaAGTTGGCAAGTATGAGGCTCACTGTACGGTATAGATCACCTCTTAGAATTCCACTGGCCAACAGTTCTTTATGCTTATCCAAGTGCACCTCTCAAGCCTGAAACAAGCACAAAGCTCATGAAGAGAAGtacactttttactttttgataaaAACTGCAATGgttattttcttgctatttaaACTATATCATAGAGCTCATTTAAAAGTACAGATCATAGGTACTAAGGCTAGCAGGTAATCCTAAATTCAGCAGGGATACTCTTAACCACAGAGGGAGAGCTAGGTTTGGGGCTTTGTTGGCAACTTCTGGTGGCTATGATGCTGCTAGTATAATCTCTAACCCCTCGTTGGAAAATCAAAGTTGAAGTTTATAAAGTGTCTCCCTGCTCTTTTGGGTGAGGAATCGATTGCTAAAGAATTTGCATGTATTATACAGGCTTTTCAACCAACAGCAATATGCTTAGTCTACCACTGTGCCCCTGCTGGCTCAGATGAGAGTAGTCCAACTCTGCCAACAGCTGCCACTGACAGCTAAAAATTGAAAGAGTGGCAGCAGAtaaaagagaggggaaaaaggTATTGGGCAGGGGAGGATGACAATGGAAGGGATGGGTGGCATTTACATTCATGACTTCGAGGGTTTTCAAGTGCATAGGCACCAAAATACTTTTCTGCCTCTCATCTTTAGTTACTGAGCCACCCTCATCACTCTTCAAGCCAAATGACAGTGAAGATGGCCACAGATCTTTTCTTCCACCTCCTCTTACAGCTGGCCAAGCATGGCTGGGGACGTGGCTACTTTCAGGAGTGAAGTGAGACATGCTGAAAGTCACTTTCTCCTCGTACAAAATATATTGTTCACTCACATGAAATCAAAACTAAAACCTCCTCATTAAAGTTGTTCCTTTGGGACAAGGCATTGAAGGCTCCTATTAAAATGCAACTGTGTTATCTAAAAAGGAGAAAcacctagtgcctggcacagagtaaaggTTCTTTAAAtgtgacattttaatattaaattgtcATTGCCTGCCATTAGAATCTTAGTAAAGATTGTCTCCCGGGCCTTTTGAGGAGCCACAATGGAAAGATTTTAATGTGGAACATTGGCATAGACTTGATAGCAGAGTCTGAAGTTATGTGGAATATGAGGAGAGAGGAGGATGACAGCATGAGGAAACTTGGGGGACAAGAGGGCACTTTTACTAGgtgagaaagagggaagggagtttggaaattaacatttattgatttttctctgagGCAGGCACTGAATTAGATGCTTTCATATCAATTATCTTACTTAATTTTCACAACTGCCTTAtaaagaaagatattaatattcccattttgaAGATGAGAGAACTGGGGTTCAGATTAACAAagttgttcaaggtcacacactGCCTGTATGTGATGGGACTTAGACTCGAACCTGGACGTGTATGCCTCCTAAGCCCATGTTCCCGAATAATGCTATGTCCCTGTCTACATTTGGCAGGGGATGACCAACCTTACCTCTGCTACCCGCTTTGCCCTAATGCTTCTTCCACTGAAAAGATGAGTCTCCTCAGACTCTCATGTTTCTCCTTCACTCCTGTCCATGAAATATCAAAATGGAGACAAAAGATTTCTATGAGTGGTGGGTGGGAGGAAATTATGCATTATCAGAATGAATAGAAATTTGGGAAGAGCCTAGGACAATTTTTCTGGTTTGAAGCCATTTTGTTCCATTGTTCCAGGCTCCAGACTACGTCTCGCCAAATCCAAAGTTCTGTAGCAACTGATATACTAGCTGGGCTCCAGGGTCCTTCTATCCCCTGTATATTCCCAATTTTATCCCCGATGTATATCAGTTCGCTTTACACTGGCAGGAGAGTTCATGTTCCACTTAGACCAGGAGGAGAggatatgaaaaggaaaatagcaGGTGTGGGGAGGATAAAACCCATGCCTTCTACAGTAACTGTAAAGTAAAAGTGAAAAACGTGAGAGATAAAGAGGATTCTTTTTCCTCATTGCGGGAGAAAGGGGCTAGGGAGAGGAGTCTATAGCCCAGGAGGTTCATCCGCAGCATGCTATGGAGAAGGCCACCGTCACTGAAATCCGGTCTGTACTGTAGGACTTCATAGGTTCTTTGCTCGCCTTAGAGCAGAGGGGAAGAAGAGTCAGAAAGAATTGATAACCTCTGAGGTCATCAGTCAGGGGCCTAGGCTGCTAAGTCCAGAGGCAACACCAAGGGATCAATGCAGCTAGGTACAGTTTTCTCCAGCCTCAACTTTCAATCCCCACCCCCAGACCAGCTCATTCCCACACCTCCCTCCTCCTTGGTCAGTGAGCCTGAGCGTCCTTTTCATTAACCTTTTAGTTACTACCTCTACGCACATACTTTTTCCTATGCCCTCCAAAGAAGTCAGCCCCATACTGCCCATCACTGCTCAGCACCGCCCACCCCATGCCCCCGCAAGCCGGCCTCAGCACTAGTTTAAGGGGAGGGACACGCCTCCCAAAGCTgcggggatgggggtgggggttgctCACTCGCCCTCGGATCTCTGCTGTAAAAGCGGAGCGGCAGAGACCGGGCATGCGCAGCATCTTCGGGCGCATTGTGATGGGAACTGCTTCTCTGAGTCTCTACAAAGACTCCGGAGTAACCACTAATGGCCCTCCTAAGGCCCCCCTTCTTtaagacagacacacaaacacagaggcaatgcagctatttttttttaaagggtgggAGGACGTTGCAGCTTGAAAGGTTGATCCACGTTAGGAGTGGTGTATTTCTATTGATCCCATCTCCGGTGTTGACAAACGCCAGCGCCTAGGCTTTGCAGTCCGGGGCTGCAGTTTGCAGTAGAGCTAAGCGGTGTGCGGCTTTAATTCCACGTCAGATCAACTTTGATCAATATCCCCCTACTGGCCCAATTGGAAGAGCCCAATTCACCGGCACTGAGCCTTTTcgctctttcctttttttccccccctcTTTAGACCTACCATCttttgcgggggggggggggcgcggAGAGAGTCTCAGATTGTCTTGATAATTTATTCTTTcgttctctttcttttgcttctctatttttgtttttcagtgttttgcttgttttgttctgttttaggattttattctctctctctctctctctctctctctctctctctctctctatcataGGGACAGAAATCGCTTTGGCAAACCCAGCTTGCAGCCAATGAACCCGCCTTCCAGATTGGTGTGAAGACAGAAGTGaggtggggggaagggagggggtgtGAGAGATCCTGGgagcgagagggagagagagggagcaagaaaggaagagagagcgagcgagagagagCGAGCGAATAAGAGAGAGagtaagagggagagagaagaagaggaagaagaggaggcgGCGGcagcggaggaggaggaggactagTGTGGGGTGGAAAGGAAGAGTGAGCGAGAGCAAGttaaggggagggggtgtaagagCCAgcgaattctttttctttttctattattattttgacgACTCCTGAGTTGCGCCCATGCTCTTGTCAGCTTCGTTTTAGGCGTAGCATGGCCAGGCAGAAGAAAATGGGGCAAAGCGTGCTCCGGGCGGTCTTCTTTTTAGTCCTGGGGCTTTTGGGTCATTCTCACGGAGGATTCCCCAACACCATCAGCATAGGTAAGCGCAAGCGAGCCAGCCGTCGGTCCAGGCTCTCCCTCACCCGAGACCACTGCCCCGGCAAGGCTTTCCCTGCGGTGGGTCCCTGTCCTGCGTGGCCTGGGAACTGGGACTGGGGCCGGGACCGGGCAGAGATGGtgcggggcggggggcggggcggggggaaTCTGAGCCTCAACGAGGTGGCTGGTCTGAAGAGCCTCTGGGACAAGAGAGGGGTCTCCTGGGGCTAGTGGGGGTGAACTGCTAGGTTTTCCGAGCCGAGAGGAGCACCGGAGGCGAGCAGGAGGCTGGGATGCTGCAAGGGGGTGAAGAGTCGAGGCTTTTCGGCTCGCTGCTCTGGACTTTGCCATGGCGTGCGTGCAGCTCCTGGAAGTTGTCCCAGGGTGATGCCGACTGTCTGGCCGCGCCAGGGCGCATAACCCGGGCCCGGGGTGCTCAGTCCGTGGTCTCCGGCTGTCGGGAGACAGGCTGGTGCTGGGGGAGGTGGAGCCCACTTTGGATCTCCCAGACCCGGGCAGCAGCAGGCGTTGGTGGTGGATGGGGTAGGAGGCGGGGGTGAGACTAGGAGCTGAGCGGGCAAGCGGCGAAGTCACGCAGACCACGAATTCATGAATTGCCGCTGTGTCTGTCTGGAGCCCGGCTCCTGGGCGCCTGGAGGGAGTTATCTTGGCTTCTGTCGTATTTACAAGTCTAGAAGTTAGAATTTTTGCCATTACTGAACCAACCCCCTGTATTGTCACGGGGGAGGGTGGCTATGGGGAACGGGTTGGGGTAGCAGGGGGAAcaatattgtttttcttcccaACCTTTCCCTTCACACAATGAAAAGATGACCAGCTGTGCGGATGGGCGGGGGGCGGAGGGGGGGGGcgactaaaaaaaaagaaggctgccGACTAAGAAAGAACCAAGTCTCACTCTTGGTTCCATCGTCCTAACCCAAAACGGCTCCCTcgtctcttctcccttctctctagCCTCTTCTTTTCAGTCTAGAAAAGCCAGGTTTCTCTTGGCCAAAATCTGAGTTCACAAGTCTTGAAAGACACACAGGTTGAATATCAATCCTCAATCCCACACCCCAGTATCATTGAGAGGTATCCGGTATCTATATTGTTCCCCAATTCCTAACTGGCCCTAGTGTGGGGGAACACAAGCCAAATCTCCGTTCCCTTTGCTTATAGGTGGACTTTTCATGAGAAACACAGTGCAGGAGCACAGCGCTTTCCGCTTTGCCGTGCAGTTATACAACACCAACCAGAACACCACCGAGAAGCCCTTCCATTTGAATTACCACGTAGATCACTTGGATTCCTCCAATAGTTTTTCCGTGACAAATGCTTGTAAGTAGATCTGCTTTTCCTCCCTTTGGGACGTTGGGGACCTCATTTGCATCTTTCTTGTGGCACTTAGGGTCTGTGTATGTGCTGGGAGATGATTGCTTCAGTAGATATTTTAGGGGCTCTAATCCATCCGGTTTCATGTTGCATAAATCAACTCCAAATGATACTGCTGAGGGGCTTAAGACAGTGGGAAAAACTCAAGACAGTGGGCAAAAGTCTGCTCCAAATAGTGTTTGATGCAAAAGTTTCATTTTCCTCCATGCTAACCTAGTGTGTTCCTTCTCcaacactctctctcttttttttttaactggggaaaaaaaaagaaagaaagaaaaaaatagcacgGTTGTTCAGAGAAATTTCTTCAGATGAGAtttaaaaaagcagcagcagcttctTGATTGAGTCAATTCAGGATGTACATCACTTGACTGTTAAAGCTAGTGCCTGGCTCTAGGAACGAGCTGAATTTGACAATTGCCTAATGTGTAGGAAGCAAATATGAGAAATT
It encodes:
- the GRIA3 gene encoding glutamate receptor 3 isoform 3 precursor (isoform 3 precursor is encoded by transcript variant 3) — protein: MARQKKMGQSVLRAVFFLVLGLLGHSHGGFPNTISIGGLFMRNTVQEHSAFRFAVQLYNTNQNTTEKPFHLNYHVDHLDSSNSFSVTNACPAERDYLPWPGSIRENNWTALPCCKDHGLLHLKCSPGGARQNWAYCIWGVTGEL